The following are encoded together in the Hemicordylus capensis ecotype Gifberg chromosome 4, rHemCap1.1.pri, whole genome shotgun sequence genome:
- the LOC128322921 gene encoding uncharacterized protein LOC128322921 isoform X1, with protein sequence MSDGKNIVASGKPIPGQQTPIPPGYAQPPYPVAPYPQPQFQPGAYYGQPGFPQGPYPQGSYPSSAPYPQGPYPQTVYPPGPYVQGPYIQHHSVGPVDQGAPRYGNYREDRLPPTYNDQDLPTTDWDDKKLRQAFIRKVFLVLSLQLSVTSAFVAIFTFVPEVKRFVHAHGWLVTASLIVLFVSIMVLACCRQFQLHCDPEPLLPAGCYHQHVQHRSRPHGGGHHCRRLLQCRDLLHADQVRLHLVPWGAVCRLRDLDHLRHPLHLHPKPHPAACLCLPRSPPLHLFPGCGHSDDPGEQATGHQPGGVCLCSSHAVLGHHQHLPIHLDYHWNCQGVGLPLLHPHPSSIQSFLTSPVSCGPPTLSSPLPLPRFYSFPSLFVSLPVPGV encoded by the exons ATGTCGGATGGGAAGAACATCGTGGCATCTGGCAAACCGATCCCTGGCCAGCAGACTCCCATCCCTCCTGGCTACGCTCAGCCTCCATACCCAGTGGCTCCCTATCCACAGCCGCAGTTCCAGCCCGGGGCCTACTACGGCCAGCCTGGTTTCCCTCAGGGGCCGTACCCACAAGGTTCCTATCCATCTTCGGCACCTTATCCACAGGGACCCTATCCTCAAACCGTATACCCTCCAGGGCCCTACGTGCAGGGCCCCTACATCCAGCACCATTCTGTTGGCCCTGTGGACCAGggag CCCCACGCTATGGCAACTACCGTGAGGATAGGCTGCCCCCCACGTACAACGACCAGGATTTACCCACCACCGACTGGGATGACAAGAAGCTCCGCCAGGCCTTCATCCGCAAG GTGTTCCTGGTGCTGTCCCTCCAGCTCTCCGTGACATCAGCCTTCGTGGCCATCTTCACCTTTGTGCCGGAGGTGAAGAGATTTGTGCATGCCCACGGCTGGCTAGTCACTGCCTCCCTGATCGTCCTCTTTGTGTCCATCATGGTCCTCGCCTGCTGCCGCCAGTTCCAGC TCCATTGTGACCCTGAGCCTCTCCTACCTGCTGGGTGCTATCACCAGCATGTACAACACAGAAGCCGTCCTCATGGCGGTGGGCATCACTGCCGTCGTCTGCTTCAGTGTCGTGATCTTCTCCAtgcag ACCAGGTACGACTTCACCTTGTGCCATGGGGTGCTGTTTGTCGGCTGCGTGATCTTGATCATCTTCGCCATCCTTTGCATCTTCATCCGAAACCGCATCCTGCAGCTTGTCTATGCCTCCCTCGGAGCCCTCCTCTTCACCTGT TTCCTGGCTGTGGACACTCAGATGATCCTGGGGAACAAGCAACTGGCCATCAACCCGGAGGAGTTTGTCTTTGCAGCTCTCATGCTGTACTTGGACATCATCAACATCTTCCTATTCATCTTGACTATCATTGGAATTGCCAAGGAGTAGGCCTCCCCCTCCTACACCCTCATCCCTCTAGCATTCAGTCCTTCCTCACAAGCCCCGTCTCTTGTGGGCCTCCAactctttcttctcctttgcCCCTGCCCAGGTTTtattcttttccttctctttttgtgtCCCTGCCTGTCCCTGGGGTCTGA
- the LOC128322921 gene encoding protein lifeguard 1-like isoform X2, translating to MSDGKNIVASGKPIPGQQTPIPPGYAQPPYPVAPYPQPQFQPGAYYGQPGFPQGPYPQGSYPSSAPYPQGPYPQTVYPPGPYVQGPYIQHHSVGPVDQGAPRYGNYREDRLPPTYNDQDLPTTDWDDKKLRQAFIRKVFLVLSLQLSVTSAFVAIFTFVPEVKRFVHAHGWLVTASLIVLFVSIMVLACCRQFQRKYPWNLVVLSIVTLSLSYLLGAITSMYNTEAVLMAVGITAVVCFSVVIFSMQTRYDFTLCHGVLFVGCVILIIFAILCIFIRNRILQLVYASLGALLFTCFLAVDTQMILGNKQLAINPEEFVFAALMLYLDIINIFLFILTIIGIAKE from the exons ATGTCGGATGGGAAGAACATCGTGGCATCTGGCAAACCGATCCCTGGCCAGCAGACTCCCATCCCTCCTGGCTACGCTCAGCCTCCATACCCAGTGGCTCCCTATCCACAGCCGCAGTTCCAGCCCGGGGCCTACTACGGCCAGCCTGGTTTCCCTCAGGGGCCGTACCCACAAGGTTCCTATCCATCTTCGGCACCTTATCCACAGGGACCCTATCCTCAAACCGTATACCCTCCAGGGCCCTACGTGCAGGGCCCCTACATCCAGCACCATTCTGTTGGCCCTGTGGACCAGggag CCCCACGCTATGGCAACTACCGTGAGGATAGGCTGCCCCCCACGTACAACGACCAGGATTTACCCACCACCGACTGGGATGACAAGAAGCTCCGCCAGGCCTTCATCCGCAAG GTGTTCCTGGTGCTGTCCCTCCAGCTCTCCGTGACATCAGCCTTCGTGGCCATCTTCACCTTTGTGCCGGAGGTGAAGAGATTTGTGCATGCCCACGGCTGGCTAGTCACTGCCTCCCTGATCGTCCTCTTTGTGTCCATCATGGTCCTCGCCTGCTGCCGCCAGTTCCAGCGCAAGTACCCCTGGAACCTTGTGGTCCTG TCCATTGTGACCCTGAGCCTCTCCTACCTGCTGGGTGCTATCACCAGCATGTACAACACAGAAGCCGTCCTCATGGCGGTGGGCATCACTGCCGTCGTCTGCTTCAGTGTCGTGATCTTCTCCAtgcag ACCAGGTACGACTTCACCTTGTGCCATGGGGTGCTGTTTGTCGGCTGCGTGATCTTGATCATCTTCGCCATCCTTTGCATCTTCATCCGAAACCGCATCCTGCAGCTTGTCTATGCCTCCCTCGGAGCCCTCCTCTTCACCTGT TTCCTGGCTGTGGACACTCAGATGATCCTGGGGAACAAGCAACTGGCCATCAACCCGGAGGAGTTTGTCTTTGCAGCTCTCATGCTGTACTTGGACATCATCAACATCTTCCTATTCATCTTGACTATCATTGGAATTGCCAAGGAGTAG